A single Mus caroli chromosome 15, CAROLI_EIJ_v1.1, whole genome shotgun sequence DNA region contains:
- the LOC110310287 gene encoding cytochrome c1, heme protein, mitochondrial yields the protein MAAAAASLRRTVLGPRGVGLPGASAPGLLGGARSRQLPLRTPQAVSLSSKSGPSRGRKVMLSALGMLAAGGAGLAVALHSAVSASDLELHPPSYPWSHRGLLSSLDHTSIRRGFQVYKQVCSSCHSMDYVAYRHLVGVCYTEEEAKALAEEVEVQDGPNDDGEMFMRPGKLSDYFPKPYPNPEAARAANNGALPPDLSYIVRARHGGEDYVFSLLTGYCEPPTGVSLREGLYFNPYFPGQAIGMAPPIYTEVLEYDDGTPATMSQVAKDVATFLRWASEPEHDHRKRMGLKMLLMMGLLLPLTYAMKRHKWSVLKSRKLAYRPPK from the exons atggcggcggcggcggcttcGCTTCGCCGGACGGTGCTGGGCCCGCGGGGCGTGGGGCTTCCAGGTGCAAGTGCTCCGGGCCTGCTGGGCGGCGCGCGGTCCCGGCAGCTTCCATTGCGGACACCGCAG GCAGTGTCCTTGTCCTCGAAGTCTGGCCCTTCTCGAGGCCGAAAGGTGATGCTGTCAGCGTTGGGCATGCTGGCCGCGGGGGGTGCAGGGCTAGCTGTGGCCCTTCATTCTGCCGTGAGTGCCAGTGACCTGGAGCTGCACCCCCCCAGCTACCCATGGTCTCACCGTGGCCTCCTTTCCTCCTTGGACCACACCAG cATTCGGAGGGGTTTCCAGGTATACAAGCAGGTGTGCTCTTCCTGCCACAGCATGGATTATGTGGCGTACCGCCACCTGGTGGGAGTGTGCTACACGGAGGAAGAAGCCAAGGCGCTGGCTGAGGAG GTGGAGGTCCAGGATGGCCCTAATGATGATGGGGAGATGTTCATGCGGCCAGGGAAGTTGTCTGACTATTTCCCAAAACCATACCCCAACCCTGAGGCTGCAAGAGCTGCTAACAATGGAGCTTTACCCCCTGACCTCAGCTACATCGTTCGAGCTAG GCATGGTGGTGAGGACTACGTATTTTCCCTGCTCACTGGCTACTGTGAGCCCCCCACTGGGGTATCATTGCGAGAAGGCCTCTATTTCAACCCTTACTTTCCTGGCCAGGCCATTGGCATGGCTCCTCCCATCTACACAGAAGTCTTGGAgtatgatgatg GCACCCCAGCTACCATGTCACAAGTAGCTAAGGATGTCGCCACTTTCCTTCGCTGGGCATCAGAGCCAGAGCATGACCATCGAAAACGCATGGGGCTCAAG ATGTTGTTGATGATGGGCCTGCTGCTGCCCCTGACCTATGCCATGAAGCGGCATAAGTGGTCAGTCCTGAAGAGTCGAAAGCTGGCTTATCGGCCACCCAAGTGA